The Polaribacter sp. Q13 sequence GTTTGGTTTTTGTACATCCTTCTGGTAAAATAGAAACCTACAATAAAAGACATTCTTTTACCTTGGCAGGAGAAGATAAAACATACACTTCTGGCACGGAAAAACTGATTGTACATTACAAAGGATGGAAAATTTGTCCGTTGATTTGTTACGATTTACGTTTCCCCGTTTGGGCTAGAAATACAGAAAATTACGATCTTTTAATTTTTATGGCAAATTGGCCGGTAACTAGAATTAAAGCTTGGGACACGCTTTTAAAAGCGCGTGCAATAGAAAATATGACTTACGTTATTGGCGTAAATAGAACAGGAAAAGACGCTAATAATTATGCCTATTCTGGAAATTCTTTGGTGATTGACTTTTTTGGTGAGGAACTTTCCAACTTAAAAAAGAATGAAGTTGGAATTGTAAAGGCTACTTTACTTAAGTCTGAACAAAATAGAATTCGAGAAAAAATGGGTTTTTTAAATGATAGAGATTCTTTTTTGTTTACTGAATAAATAAAAGGTTATAAATAACAAAAAAAAGTTGACTAGATTCCTCTTCTGTCGGAATGACACAGGATTTGTAATTAATATAAAAGCCACTTCAGTTTTAGTAACTGAAATGGCTTTTATGTATTTATTATGTTATTAGTTAGCAAACTAGTTTAGCCCTTATTGAAGTCGTTCGAATAACTGTTGATATTCTTAACCTTTTTGTTTTTCACAAAAAGATATAACCTTTCGACTTCGCTCAAGATAAACTCCTAGCAAGAAATAGCTTCTAATACTAACTAGGATTCATCATCCATTTAAATTTAAAGTCTGTGTCTGGAACTACAATTCTTTCTGTAATTCGCTGCATTCTGTCTGGTAATTTCATTAAATAATCTCTCGCTTTTTCTGCTTCTGGCGTAAGATTTGTAATTTTATCAATTTCCCAAGCTTCGTTTAGTTTTCGTAAAATGTCTACATAATCGAAACCTGTATACACACCTACTCTTTGTGCAACGATAGAAAAATCATCAAACAAACTACCTTTTGTTTCAAAAGATTCTCTTAAATGCATTGCAGGCATTACAATCTTATATTTCATCATGTGCTGAAAAGCCAACATCATTTCACTTGGGTCTATTTTAAAGATTTCTTTTACGAATTCTGTATAGGCTTTATGATGACGCATTTCGTCTCCTGCAATAATTTTAGACATTTTAGCCAAGGCTTTGTGTCCTTTTTTACGTGCAATTTTAGCTACATTGTTG is a genomic window containing:
- a CDS encoding nitrilase family protein, with the protein product MQNELNIVGIQADLVWENPSKNLAFFEEKINALSKNTDLVVLPEMFTSGFTMNTEKVAEKMDGNSVSWMLKMAMKKNVAICGSLVISERPFDCAQGDKIFYNRLVFVHPSGKIETYNKRHSFTLAGEDKTYTSGTEKLIVHYKGWKICPLICYDLRFPVWARNTENYDLLIFMANWPVTRIKAWDTLLKARAIENMTYVIGVNRTGKDANNYAYSGNSLVIDFFGEELSNLKKNEVGIVKATLLKSEQNRIREKMGFLNDRDSFLFTE